The following proteins are encoded in a genomic region of Cyclonatronum proteinivorum:
- a CDS encoding CRISPR-associated endoribonuclease Cas6, whose protein sequence is MKFRIDLTPNTEAVPFNYAHQLCGIFHHWLGPNELHDLMSLYSLGWLRGGKAEGGGLWFRDGASWDIGIYNDAVAEQLVRGLLLRDFRFYGMGIRKVSPLAPPDFSAGHHRFLSDSPVLLRRVEDDYSRTHVTFRDPDSSRILERVIQKKAQEAGHATAGSLRLRFDERYRNPKTRLVRIKDIDYRASVCPLIAEGSPEALEFLWTVGAGEMTGVGFGSLGHTGRMDGGREGMLSRTAGQSKT, encoded by the coding sequence ATGAAATTCCGGATAGACCTCACGCCCAATACCGAAGCGGTTCCTTTTAACTATGCACATCAGCTGTGCGGCATTTTTCATCACTGGCTGGGCCCCAATGAGTTGCACGACCTGATGAGCCTGTATTCGCTGGGCTGGCTGCGCGGCGGCAAGGCCGAGGGCGGCGGACTCTGGTTCCGCGATGGGGCTAGCTGGGATATCGGCATCTATAATGATGCGGTGGCCGAGCAGCTGGTGCGCGGGCTGCTGCTGCGGGATTTCCGCTTTTACGGGATGGGCATCCGGAAGGTGAGTCCGCTCGCGCCGCCGGATTTCAGTGCGGGGCATCATCGGTTTCTGAGCGACAGCCCTGTGCTGCTGCGCCGGGTGGAGGATGATTATTCGCGCACGCATGTGACCTTCCGGGATCCGGACAGCAGCCGCATTCTGGAGCGGGTGATTCAGAAGAAGGCGCAGGAAGCGGGTCATGCTACGGCGGGCAGCCTCCGGTTGCGCTTCGATGAGCGCTACCGCAACCCGAAAACCCGCCTCGTGCGCATCAAGGATATCGACTACCGCGCCTCGGTCTGCCCTCTGATTGCCGAAGGCAGCCCCGAAGCCCTCGAATTCCTCTGGACCGTCGGCGCCGGCGAAATGACCGGGGTGGGATTTGGGAGCTTGGGTCATACGGGGCGGATGGATGGGGGGCGGGAGGGAATGCTCAGCAGAACCGCTGGTCAGAGCAAGACCTGA